A section of the Malania oleifera isolate guangnan ecotype guangnan chromosome 2, ASM2987363v1, whole genome shotgun sequence genome encodes:
- the LOC131149313 gene encoding uncharacterized protein LOC131149313 isoform X1 — translation MARSNKYASVNFNDIYEKKFINTSSKSSSASPSPSPSPSTAATTSVAATHQHKTHLAAVTRTHGRMLVLTRPSPKPRPQPSLPPPSPQQQSQPQPVPDQTRSEPDSISLRPLGRTGAGPSLPLAVPIPERDKEPLPSPKPNRFVPPHLRPGFVGREDKPLTESQKQPGLRSREFGHGPGNFVSPNCYGEEGRPKSSGYEKVRRDGEAHLGEMTQPSSSGNRPSSSGWYGSCRDNVFSY, via the coding sequence ATGGCAAGGAGCAACAAATACGCCTCTGTTAACTTCAACGACATCTACGAGAAAAAGTTCATCAACACCTCGTCCAAATCCTCCTCTGCCTCTCCTTCTCCTTCCCCTTCCCCTTCAACCGCCGCCACCACCTCCGTTGCCGCTACTCACCAACACAAAACACACCTCGCCGCCGTGACCCGCACCCATGGCCGCATGCTCGTCCTGACCCGCCCCTCTCCCAAACCCCGACCTCAACCCTCGCTACCACCACCTTCGCCACAGCAACAATCTCAACCGCAGCCTGTACCAGATCAAACCCGGTCCGAACCCGATTCCATTTCCCTGCGCCCCTTAGGCCGAACTGGGGCCGGTCCATCGCTGCCCTTGGCGGTTCCGATCCCGGAGAGAGATAAGGAGCCTTTGCCGTCGCCCAAGCCGAATCGATTTGTGCCACCCCATCTCCGACCTGGTTTTGTAGGCCGGGAGGATAAACCCTTGACGGAGTCTCAGAAGCAACCCGGGCTGCGATCCAGGGAATTCGGTCACGGGCCGGGGAATTTCGTGTCACCAAACTGTTACGGTGAAGAAGGACGTCCGAAGTCGAGCGGCTATGAGAAGGTGAGGAGGGATGGGGAAGCACATCTGGGGGAGATGACTCAGCCGAGTTCAAGTGGGAATCGGCCAAGTTCTAGTGGATGGTATGGTTCTTGCCGTGATAACGTTTTTAGCTATTGA
- the LOC131149313 gene encoding uncharacterized protein LOC131149313 isoform X3, whose amino-acid sequence MARSNKYASVNFNDIYEKKFINTSSKSSSASPSPSPSPSTAATTSVAATHQHKTHLAAVTRTHGRMLVLTRPSPKPRPQPSLPPPSPQQQSQPQPVPDQTRSEPDSISLRPLGRTGAGPSLPLAVPIPERDKEPLPSPKPNRFVPPHLRPGFVGREDKPLTESQKQPGLRSREFGHGPGNFVSPNCYGEEGRPKSSGYEKVRRDGEAHLGEMTQPSSSGNRPSSSG is encoded by the coding sequence ATGGCAAGGAGCAACAAATACGCCTCTGTTAACTTCAACGACATCTACGAGAAAAAGTTCATCAACACCTCGTCCAAATCCTCCTCTGCCTCTCCTTCTCCTTCCCCTTCCCCTTCAACCGCCGCCACCACCTCCGTTGCCGCTACTCACCAACACAAAACACACCTCGCCGCCGTGACCCGCACCCATGGCCGCATGCTCGTCCTGACCCGCCCCTCTCCCAAACCCCGACCTCAACCCTCGCTACCACCACCTTCGCCACAGCAACAATCTCAACCGCAGCCTGTACCAGATCAAACCCGGTCCGAACCCGATTCCATTTCCCTGCGCCCCTTAGGCCGAACTGGGGCCGGTCCATCGCTGCCCTTGGCGGTTCCGATCCCGGAGAGAGATAAGGAGCCTTTGCCGTCGCCCAAGCCGAATCGATTTGTGCCACCCCATCTCCGACCTGGTTTTGTAGGCCGGGAGGATAAACCCTTGACGGAGTCTCAGAAGCAACCCGGGCTGCGATCCAGGGAATTCGGTCACGGGCCGGGGAATTTCGTGTCACCAAACTGTTACGGTGAAGAAGGACGTCCGAAGTCGAGCGGCTATGAGAAGGTGAGGAGGGATGGGGAAGCACATCTGGGGGAGATGACTCAGCCGAGTTCAAGTGGGAATCGGCCAAGTTCTAGTGGATG
- the LOC131148218 gene encoding uncharacterized protein LOC131148218, translated as MNPPTFSEATDPTVAENWMHEIEKILTVLHYTNEQRVLYAMYKLAWEAERWWMATRLLEEQRPIPVPVTWARFRDIFFNRYFHATFREAKVQEFLSLTQGPMTIQQYMAKFIELSRFAPHMVLDEAKKVGMFERGMSRDIYK; from the coding sequence atgaatcctccaacattttcagAAGCAACTGATcctacagttgctgagaactggatgcatgagatagagaaaatattgaCGGTACTTCACTACAccaatgagcagagggtcctttatgcCATGTATAAGTTGGCatgggaggccgagagatggtggatggctacTAGATTACTAGAGGAGCAAAGACCTATACCAGTGCCTGtgacctgggctcgattcagAGACATATTCTTCAACAGATACTTTCATGCCACattcagagaggctaaagtacaggagtttctgagtttgacccAAGGACCGATGACAATTCAGCAATATATGGCAAAGTTTATAGAGCTGTCACGATTTGCCCCACACATGGTACTAGATGAAGCTAAAAAGGTTGGGATGTTCGAGAGGGGCATGAGTCGAGACATATACAAATAG